A genomic stretch from Anas platyrhynchos isolate ZD024472 breed Pekin duck chromosome 25, IASCAAS_PekinDuck_T2T, whole genome shotgun sequence includes:
- the FXYD2 gene encoding LOW QUALITY PROTEIN: sodium/potassium-transporting ATPase subunit gamma (The sequence of the model RefSeq protein was modified relative to this genomic sequence to represent the inferred CDS: inserted 2 bases in 1 codon): MSFVSQLTRFPLGARSQSERXHADAMGDEQAPEQGLDRFSYDYETIRNGGLIFAVVAFVIGLLIILSQRFHCGGKKKRRQGNEEDL, from the exons ATGAGCTTTGTCTCCCAATTAACGCGCTTCCCCCTGGGTGCCCGCTCCCAGAGCGAGAG GCACGCCGACGCGATGGGTGACG AGCAAGCGCCCGAGCAGGGCCTGGACAGGTTCAGCTATG ACTATGAGACCATCCGCAACGGGGGGCTGATCTTCGCCGTGGTGGCGTTTGTCATCGGGCTCCTCATCATCCTCA GCCAGCGGTTCCACTGCggagggaagaagaagaggag ACAGGGAAATGAGGAGGACCTGTAG
- the FXYD6 gene encoding FXYD domain-containing ion transport regulator 6 isoform X3 — MRTWSHPRHPFLPARGARSSFPEACEESCFCREARLGGEDSSWHAMDAALIVLCSLLVPVAVADVGTQEKEEDPFNYDYQSLRIGGLVFAVVLFTVGILLILSRRCRCSFSHKPRAPGDEEAQAENLIASNATGAQKAEN, encoded by the exons ATGAGGACGTGGAGCCATCCCCGGCACCCATTTCTGCCAGCCCGCGGTGCTCGGAG CTCCTTTCCCGAGGCTTGCGAGGAGTCGTGCTTCTGCCGGGAGGCGAGACTTGGTGGTGAGGACAGCTCCTGGCACG CCATGGACGCGGCGCTGATCgtcctctgctccctgctggtgCCGGTGGCCGTGGCAGACG tggGGAcccaggagaaggaggaagaccCCTTTAACTACG ATTACCAGAGCCTGAGGATCGGCGGGCTGGTGTTTGCCGTGGTGCTGTTCACCGTGGGCATCCTGCTTATCCTCA gcaggaggtgcaggTGCAGTTTCAGCCACAAGCCcag AGCCCCGGGGGATGAAGAGGCTCAGGCTGAGAACTTGATTGCCTCCAACG CAACGGGagcacagaaagcagagaaCTGA
- the FXYD6 gene encoding FXYD domain-containing ion transport regulator 6 isoform X2, translating to MRTWSHPRHPFLPARGARSSFPEACEESCFCREARLGGEDSSWHAAMDAALIVLCSLLVPVAVADVGTQEKEEDPFNYDYQSLRIGGLVFAVVLFTVGILLILSRRCRCSFSHKPRAPGDEEAQAENLIASNATGAQKAEN from the exons ATGAGGACGTGGAGCCATCCCCGGCACCCATTTCTGCCAGCCCGCGGTGCTCGGAG CTCCTTTCCCGAGGCTTGCGAGGAGTCGTGCTTCTGCCGGGAGGCGAGACTTGGTGGTGAGGACAGCTCCTGGCACG CAGCCATGGACGCGGCGCTGATCgtcctctgctccctgctggtgCCGGTGGCCGTGGCAGACG tggGGAcccaggagaaggaggaagaccCCTTTAACTACG ATTACCAGAGCCTGAGGATCGGCGGGCTGGTGTTTGCCGTGGTGCTGTTCACCGTGGGCATCCTGCTTATCCTCA gcaggaggtgcaggTGCAGTTTCAGCCACAAGCCcag AGCCCCGGGGGATGAAGAGGCTCAGGCTGAGAACTTGATTGCCTCCAACG CAACGGGagcacagaaagcagagaaCTGA
- the FXYD6 gene encoding FXYD domain-containing ion transport regulator 6 isoform X4 yields the protein MRAVAFWEALSQPDLKQLFKEATQKPPTTCSEAALKAWRPREAAMDAALIVLCSLLVPVAVADVGTQEKEEDPFNYDYQSLRIGGLVFAVVLFTVGILLILSRRCRCSFSHKPRAPGDEEAQAENLIASNATGAQKAEN from the exons ATGCGAGCTGTTGCCTTTTGGGAAGCCCTGAGTCAGCCTGACCTCAAACAGCTTTTCAAAGAAGCAACGCAGAAACCTCCCACGACGTGCTCTGAGGCTGCTTTGAAGGCGTGGAGGCCGAGAGAAG CAGCCATGGACGCGGCGCTGATCgtcctctgctccctgctggtgCCGGTGGCCGTGGCAGACG tggGGAcccaggagaaggaggaagaccCCTTTAACTACG ATTACCAGAGCCTGAGGATCGGCGGGCTGGTGTTTGCCGTGGTGCTGTTCACCGTGGGCATCCTGCTTATCCTCA gcaggaggtgcaggTGCAGTTTCAGCCACAAGCCcag AGCCCCGGGGGATGAAGAGGCTCAGGCTGAGAACTTGATTGCCTCCAACG CAACGGGagcacagaaagcagagaaCTGA
- the FXYD6 gene encoding FXYD domain-containing ion transport regulator 6 isoform X6, which produces MLPWRGSGLICTPERRVCFPGEDTARPAAAMDAALIVLCSLLVPVAVADVGTQEKEEDPFNYDYQSLRIGGLVFAVVLFTVGILLILSRRCRCSFSHKPRAPGDEEAQAENLIASNATGAQKAEN; this is translated from the exons ATGCTGCCTTGGAGGGGAAGCGGGCTCATCTGCACTCCGGAGCGCCGTGTTTGTTTTCCTGGCGAGGACACCGCCAGGCCCGCCG CAGCCATGGACGCGGCGCTGATCgtcctctgctccctgctggtgCCGGTGGCCGTGGCAGACG tggGGAcccaggagaaggaggaagaccCCTTTAACTACG ATTACCAGAGCCTGAGGATCGGCGGGCTGGTGTTTGCCGTGGTGCTGTTCACCGTGGGCATCCTGCTTATCCTCA gcaggaggtgcaggTGCAGTTTCAGCCACAAGCCcag AGCCCCGGGGGATGAAGAGGCTCAGGCTGAGAACTTGATTGCCTCCAACG CAACGGGagcacagaaagcagagaaCTGA
- the FXYD6 gene encoding FXYD domain-containing ion transport regulator 6 isoform X1, with translation MGACEGKLPVPSAAAAAPGHLLQPAPANAPCPRDAALPTSSSREACPSLPCFGSSSFPEACEESCFCREARLGGEDSSWHAMDAALIVLCSLLVPVAVADVGTQEKEEDPFNYDYQSLRIGGLVFAVVLFTVGILLILSRRCRCSFSHKPRAPGDEEAQAENLIASNATGAQKAEN, from the exons ATGGGAGCGTGCGAGGGAAAGCTGCCAGTGCCGAGCGCGGCCGCGGCAGCGCCAGGCCACCTGttgcagcctgctccagcaaaCGCCCCGTGCCCGCGGGACGCGGCGCTGCCCACGTCTTCCTCTCGTGAGGCCTGTCCTTCACTGCCCTGCTTTGGTTCTAGCTCCTTTCCCGAGGCTTGCGAGGAGTCGTGCTTCTGCCGGGAGGCGAGACTTGGTGGTGAGGACAGCTCCTGGCACG CCATGGACGCGGCGCTGATCgtcctctgctccctgctggtgCCGGTGGCCGTGGCAGACG tggGGAcccaggagaaggaggaagaccCCTTTAACTACG ATTACCAGAGCCTGAGGATCGGCGGGCTGGTGTTTGCCGTGGTGCTGTTCACCGTGGGCATCCTGCTTATCCTCA gcaggaggtgcaggTGCAGTTTCAGCCACAAGCCcag AGCCCCGGGGGATGAAGAGGCTCAGGCTGAGAACTTGATTGCCTCCAACG CAACGGGagcacagaaagcagagaaCTGA
- the FXYD6 gene encoding FXYD domain-containing ion transport regulator 6 isoform X7 — MDAALIVLCSLLVPVAVADVGTQEKEEDPFNYDYQSLRIGGLVFAVVLFTVGILLILSRRCRCSFSHKPRAPGDEEAQAENLIASNATGAQKAEN; from the exons ATGGACGCGGCGCTGATCgtcctctgctccctgctggtgCCGGTGGCCGTGGCAGACG tggGGAcccaggagaaggaggaagaccCCTTTAACTACG ATTACCAGAGCCTGAGGATCGGCGGGCTGGTGTTTGCCGTGGTGCTGTTCACCGTGGGCATCCTGCTTATCCTCA gcaggaggtgcaggTGCAGTTTCAGCCACAAGCCcag AGCCCCGGGGGATGAAGAGGCTCAGGCTGAGAACTTGATTGCCTCCAACG CAACGGGagcacagaaagcagagaaCTGA
- the FXYD6 gene encoding FXYD domain-containing ion transport regulator 6 isoform X5, which yields MRAVAFWEALSQPDLKQLFKEATQKPPTTCSEAALKAWRPREAMDAALIVLCSLLVPVAVADVGTQEKEEDPFNYDYQSLRIGGLVFAVVLFTVGILLILSRRCRCSFSHKPRAPGDEEAQAENLIASNATGAQKAEN from the exons ATGCGAGCTGTTGCCTTTTGGGAAGCCCTGAGTCAGCCTGACCTCAAACAGCTTTTCAAAGAAGCAACGCAGAAACCTCCCACGACGTGCTCTGAGGCTGCTTTGAAGGCGTGGAGGCCGAGAGAAG CCATGGACGCGGCGCTGATCgtcctctgctccctgctggtgCCGGTGGCCGTGGCAGACG tggGGAcccaggagaaggaggaagaccCCTTTAACTACG ATTACCAGAGCCTGAGGATCGGCGGGCTGGTGTTTGCCGTGGTGCTGTTCACCGTGGGCATCCTGCTTATCCTCA gcaggaggtgcaggTGCAGTTTCAGCCACAAGCCcag AGCCCCGGGGGATGAAGAGGCTCAGGCTGAGAACTTGATTGCCTCCAACG CAACGGGagcacagaaagcagagaaCTGA
- the TMPRSS13 gene encoding transmembrane protease serine 13 isoform X1, with protein sequence MEGKTSPSTASPSSVPPSLHASAASSIFSIRPPQPRENVLGISFKPYSPESGPAPAPCTTCESTRSSMFRAPCMSQRRLALIFCVSVLIVLLVALILLFMFWRSQTGIVYKEPAESCKDSPVRCNGIVDCSQRSDELGCVRFGADQSLLHVYSSTESQWLPVCSSAWNESFSRKTCRQLGFQNASQTEYVPLHVAGKSLMVTNERDTIQQSLNSSQCLTGKYVSLRCTTCGQRILGRIIGGKETSVSKWPWQVSVQYGPVHICGGTIIGAQWVLTAAHCFFMNSMKILDDWKVYGGVSDLKQHTEGIPVSQVIINSNYSDDHDDYDIALMKLSRPLTLSAQVRPACLPMHGQRFQTGRSCFITGFGKTRENEENTSPKLREAEVKLIDYKICNSDKVYEGYLTPRMMCAGYLQGGKDACQGDSGGPLVCEDNGRWYVAGVTSWGTGCGQKNKPGVYTRVTKLLSWIYSKMESEND encoded by the exons AGCACGGCATCGCCCAGCAGCGTCCCTCCCAGCCTCCAtgcctctgcagccagcagcatctTCAGCATCCGACCTCCGCAGCCTCGAGAGAACGTCCTTGGCATTAGCTTCAAGCCCTACAGCCCAGAgtccggcccggccccggccccctgcACGACCTGTGAGAGCACAC GATCCTCGATGTTCAGAGCTCCCTGCATGAGCCAGCGGCGGCTTGCGCTCATCTTCTGCGTCTCCGTCCTCATCGTGCTGCTCGTCGCCCTCATCCTGCTGT TTATGTTCTGGCGGTCACAGACCGGCATCGTGTACAAGGAGCCCGCCGAGAGCTGCAAGGACAGCCCCGTGCGCTGCAACGGCATCGTCGACTGCTCGCAGAGGAGCGACGAGCTGGGCTGCG TGCGGTTCGGGGCCGACCAGTCCCTGCTCCACGTCTACTCCAGCACCGAGAGCCAGTGGCTGCCGGTGTGCAGCAGCGCCTGGAACGAGTCCTTCTCCAGGAAGACCTGCCGGCAGCTGGGCTTTCAGAA TGCATCGCAGACAGAATACGTCCCCCTGCACGTCGCCGGCAAGAGCCTCATGGTGACGAACGAGCGCGACACCATCCAGCAGAGCCTCAACAG CTCCCAGTGTCTCACGGGGAAGTACGTCTCCCTGCGATGCACAA CCTGCGGGCAGCGGATTTTGGGGCGGATCATCGGAGGGAAGGAAACCTCGGTGAGCAAGTGGCCCTGGCAGGTCAGCGTGCAGTACGGGCCCGTCCACATCTGCGGCGGCACCATCATCGGCGCGCAGTGGGTGCTCACGGCCGCGCACTGCTTCTTCAT GAACAGCATGAAGATTCTGGATGACTGGAAGGTGTACGGGGGGGTCTCGGACCTGAAGCAGCACACGGAGGGCATCCCGGTCTCCCAGGTCATCATCAACTCCAACTACAGCGATGACCACGACGACTACGACATCGCCCTCATGAAGCTCTCCCGGCCGCTGACGCTCTCAG CTCAGGTGCGCCCGGCCTGCCTCCCCATGCACGGCCAGCGATTCCAGACAGGCAGGTCCTGCTTCATCACCGGCTTCGGGAAGACCAGGGAGAATGAAG AAAACACCTCCCCAAAGCTGCGGGAGGCCGAGGTGAAGCTCATTGACTACAAGATCTGCAACAGCGACAAGGTGTATGAGGGCTACCTGACCCCGCGCATGATGTGCGCTGGGTACCTGCAGGGGGGGAAGGATGCGTGCCAG GGTGACAGCGGAGGGCCCCTGGTCTGCGAGGACAACGGCCGCTGGTACGTGGCCGGGGTGACGAGCTGGGGCACGGGATGTGGCCAGAAGAACAAGCCGGGGGTCTACACACGTGTGACAAAGCTCCTCAGCTGGATATACAGCAAAATGGAG AGCGAGAACGACTAA
- the TMPRSS13 gene encoding transmembrane protease serine 13 isoform X2 — translation MFRAPCMSQRRLALIFCVSVLIVLLVALILLFMFWRSQTGIVYKEPAESCKDSPVRCNGIVDCSQRSDELGCVRFGADQSLLHVYSSTESQWLPVCSSAWNESFSRKTCRQLGFQNASQTEYVPLHVAGKSLMVTNERDTIQQSLNSSQCLTGKYVSLRCTTCGQRILGRIIGGKETSVSKWPWQVSVQYGPVHICGGTIIGAQWVLTAAHCFFMNSMKILDDWKVYGGVSDLKQHTEGIPVSQVIINSNYSDDHDDYDIALMKLSRPLTLSAQVRPACLPMHGQRFQTGRSCFITGFGKTRENEENTSPKLREAEVKLIDYKICNSDKVYEGYLTPRMMCAGYLQGGKDACQGDSGGPLVCEDNGRWYVAGVTSWGTGCGQKNKPGVYTRVTKLLSWIYSKMESEND, via the exons ATGTTCAGAGCTCCCTGCATGAGCCAGCGGCGGCTTGCGCTCATCTTCTGCGTCTCCGTCCTCATCGTGCTGCTCGTCGCCCTCATCCTGCTGT TTATGTTCTGGCGGTCACAGACCGGCATCGTGTACAAGGAGCCCGCCGAGAGCTGCAAGGACAGCCCCGTGCGCTGCAACGGCATCGTCGACTGCTCGCAGAGGAGCGACGAGCTGGGCTGCG TGCGGTTCGGGGCCGACCAGTCCCTGCTCCACGTCTACTCCAGCACCGAGAGCCAGTGGCTGCCGGTGTGCAGCAGCGCCTGGAACGAGTCCTTCTCCAGGAAGACCTGCCGGCAGCTGGGCTTTCAGAA TGCATCGCAGACAGAATACGTCCCCCTGCACGTCGCCGGCAAGAGCCTCATGGTGACGAACGAGCGCGACACCATCCAGCAGAGCCTCAACAG CTCCCAGTGTCTCACGGGGAAGTACGTCTCCCTGCGATGCACAA CCTGCGGGCAGCGGATTTTGGGGCGGATCATCGGAGGGAAGGAAACCTCGGTGAGCAAGTGGCCCTGGCAGGTCAGCGTGCAGTACGGGCCCGTCCACATCTGCGGCGGCACCATCATCGGCGCGCAGTGGGTGCTCACGGCCGCGCACTGCTTCTTCAT GAACAGCATGAAGATTCTGGATGACTGGAAGGTGTACGGGGGGGTCTCGGACCTGAAGCAGCACACGGAGGGCATCCCGGTCTCCCAGGTCATCATCAACTCCAACTACAGCGATGACCACGACGACTACGACATCGCCCTCATGAAGCTCTCCCGGCCGCTGACGCTCTCAG CTCAGGTGCGCCCGGCCTGCCTCCCCATGCACGGCCAGCGATTCCAGACAGGCAGGTCCTGCTTCATCACCGGCTTCGGGAAGACCAGGGAGAATGAAG AAAACACCTCCCCAAAGCTGCGGGAGGCCGAGGTGAAGCTCATTGACTACAAGATCTGCAACAGCGACAAGGTGTATGAGGGCTACCTGACCCCGCGCATGATGTGCGCTGGGTACCTGCAGGGGGGGAAGGATGCGTGCCAG GGTGACAGCGGAGGGCCCCTGGTCTGCGAGGACAACGGCCGCTGGTACGTGGCCGGGGTGACGAGCTGGGGCACGGGATGTGGCCAGAAGAACAAGCCGGGGGTCTACACACGTGTGACAAAGCTCCTCAGCTGGATATACAGCAAAATGGAG AGCGAGAACGACTAA